The following is a genomic window from Anticarsia gemmatalis isolate Benzon Research Colony breed Stoneville strain chromosome 22, ilAntGemm2 primary, whole genome shotgun sequence.
aaaaagtaatatattactttttaatatattattattatacaattattttattataaaactttcgTAACTACTAGAAATAACGCAATAGAAAAATCCGACCGCATTTTGCCACAGGGAATCGATCCCAGTACCTTTAAATTAGCCAGCACGTAAACACGATTCTAAACtctaaaggcttttattttaaaaaatgtaggtacacaaAATTGCTTCTTAAATATAAGTTATGACAGAAATTGATGTACAAGAAAAAGGAATTGTCTCTATTGCAAAACAATACaggcataataataaacaaacttgtGAAACAATATATGTAAACACtagtaataagaaaaaaatcatttacATACCGACTGGCATCGGGAACTCTTCATCATGGTACACGATACCATCGTCCAGCATCATCCAGCCTTCGTCATCGAACTCATTTTCTTGCTTCACCTCTATAGCACTCACATCAGGCTTCAAATCGACTCCACTACTCAAACCATCACTCGTATGAACAGTATCTTCTATAGAGTCACTCAACTCTATGGGTTTATCATCATTCTCTATGATTTCAACACTATCGTCTATGTCTTTACTTTTTTCAGTATTATCTATAGTAGTAGAATTTTCAGGTACTTTATTGATAACAGGCGTAGAATTTTTTGTAATTTCCGCAGCTAACATTCCTATTTTAGATAAAGATTCGTTTGAAACGTCTACACCGCCGAAAATACTTGTTATTTGTGGTAGCACAATATCTTGATTAGTACTATTAACCTCATCATCTATAACTAAAACATCATCATCTGACGCTTGTTTATTATCTTTTTCAGTACTTATAACCTCGTCATTAACATCGGCTGTCTCTTTCTCACCATCACCTGTCTCAACTTCTAGAACGTCACTTTCGTCGTGTTGTGAGTCCTCTCCCTCGAACTGTTGTTCAACAAGCTCCATTTCATCAAGTTCTACGTTCATAGCTTCCATCACTGCTTCGGCGAAGTTAGATATTTTCTCCTGGCGACTCTCGCTAGGTACTGTTTCATCAACCTCATTTGGATCTTTTGGCTCCTGTTTGATTTGAACTGTTGGAGGGTTTAGATGTTCAATGTTGTCAGGTTTCCTGTATTCTAGTTCCGTGTCTGATTCTGGATCTAAATTGATCGTTTCTACGTTTGGTTCTATGCACATCACGTCTGGAGCGGCCTCTGTagacaaatttatatttttttgtattattttttgttaaagtagAGGATCTTATAATAAACTCTCTTTCCTAACAGGAGAAAGGAtaagacaaaatatataatgggacaaaaaaagttaattaaaattataatattggaaaaatataagtaatttgtacatttaaaaattcaGTCAAAATGAATGGATGACAATGACACAAGGGAAGTTTATAGGGATCGTACCAAACTTTCTGGTCCCTGTCTATCCTATGGGAAGTGattacatgtatgtattttagaaATTTTGTAAGCTTACCGTTAAGTGCTCCTTGCTTGTCAAATGATCTACGTTCCTAAAACAACATAATGTACATTCATTACATGTGCAGAGTTTTAGAGCTATTTAATGTATGCATAATCCAAATTTACAAACTgtatattatagatattaacCAACAAATTATAAGAAGACTTGTTTGCGAGGTTGGTGGCCCATGGAAAAACAATAACTCAAAATTTTGGACATCAGTGACCCATATTAAACTTGAACTCATATAAGGTTCATCCAAAGTGCTCACTTCTTGGTTAATCatgttgaaattataattattgcagactgaaacattataaggcactcatttgataccaaacgaaagacactgtgacgtcactttgtcatatttctatactaaaatgtccTGTGTTTTTGAAGTAGTCAACTACcgtattgttaataataatgtaatctaCATGAATCGTGCATACCAagggtctctactaagttaaGTCTGAATACAGTAATCAATTAAGTAAAAATCTACAAATACTTACGAATTCCTCAGGCAGTATAACAAGCTGGTTTGTTATCAATTCTTCCCACATCATGAAAGGTTTCACCACCAATGgtttataactattataaaataaaataaaaaaatgtaattatgctTATATTTACAGAGTACAGAATTATGAATGTAGATTTACAGATAAGTCAACGTGAATCTCGGAAAGGAAGTTTTAGAAAAACgtacgcaagtggttgcaggttcgtacccgaggcaatacaccaatgacttttctaagttatgtgtgtattaaaaatactcattacttgttccaacggcgaacgaaaacatcgtgatatctgagagttctttagaacagttcttgaaagtatgcaaagtcgccaactcgcaattggccagcgtagtggactcaaggcctaacccctccctcattaaggcagaaccctttcccagcagtgggacattggttaaatttattattatactaacttGGACGCGATTCTAGTCTGCAATGGCGTAGGTTTGTATGGTTCAGACAGGTGGAGTCGTTTGGAGACCCCCTTGTACACGGACCAGTACTTGTAGAAACGGCTCCGGGTGATGCACTTGAGCTGATACCAGCGGCGTTGCAGCAACATGGGCGTTACCTGACGAATACTGtggaaataatacaatataactACAGGCTTATAGTCGTAAGGCCGggttggcgcagtggttaaggtgacTATTCTGACTATATACTCGTAAGTTAAGAAAACCGAgttggcgcagtgattaagatGGTAGTCACGCTACTTACTACtagtgcgtcgagaggtcgcGGGTtgccacacggaacaaatatttggacgatccacaaattgttgtttcgggtctggttgtattctgtgtccgttgtttgtatgttgaaaagtccgacacaaaagcaatttttagtgcgggagttttcttttttaataaaaaaagaaaagaaagaaagttataacacgatatcctttgataagactggttgtcagactttcaaactgctgactactgttaacgactgtcaaagatcattGACAAGACACtcgggactcacaatttaaaactcggaagaactcgatatgtataagatggtcacccatgcacagaccaacctcggcaagcgtagcttaacttcgATCGGTACGCGCGTCTGTTCTAACAGGTGTGAAATCAACTTACTCTTTATTGTATTCCAATGTGAGGTTAGACCAGACGTGTGCGAGAGAGCTGCCGGCTAAGAACTCAATGTTGAACTTTTCTACCAGCTCAAACAAATCTACTAATACTTTTGGATCCTCTTTCGTTGTCTCCCTCTGaaagaaataattgaattaatgtCCAAAACTGGAGTCTACATTCTTTCCAAAACTGctggacggattttgatgacATATGGTACACACCACACAGATAGTTTAGAGCCTGGATTAAATGAttttaacttttacatttttactcaagatttttttatgatggATTCGTGGATTACGTCGCAgcaactatttaaatatttacttttagtaataatttacgACGAGCACTTCATTCTTACTAGTGACTACTGTACATCACTTATTCACGGTCAAGTTATGAAACTCCGATCTACTATAAtactgattataaaaaaatcattataaataaaatctaatagaacgcctaacccctccccctcgtttggagCCTAGCTGGGACCTAGGGTCTAGGgctagtaatgggttaaaaataacCCAATACAACTATGCTCGTGTGAATCAAACCATTATCCATTATCatcagtcgcatacactactaCTTAAACCAGAGTTGAACAGTTACACATAACGATACGGCAGTTAAACACAAAGTTATCAATAAACTAATGCTATGTACATACCATGCCAATAACATCGAAGTCCGAATGCACCAGATACATGTCGAACATCAGCCAGTCCGTGATGGACATGCGGGCGGCTTTCGGCAAGTATTCCACCCGGTCTTCAGCTTTCAACAGACGATCCATCTTCTTCATAGTTAGGGCACACATGCGATCCCTgttataacacaaattaaaatattaggtcggggaaaaagtcttttcgcattatgtatgaacttgtaataaaatctctttggcttcaagaatcacaaattagtactcggttcattaagtttctttcagtgacctcgtgaggtacccaaatatcgagcttttttgtgtagagaaaaaaaaaatacaaattaatacacaCTATCACGACTGAGgcgcttatagccagttgcgctcactggtcgttAAACGATCAGTAGGTGCAACtgttagcgcggtcattctatagatgggtgaccgcatagtgctatttgaactgagcgtctccgtgcttcggacggCACGTAAATgacagtcccggttgttgtaaGTTACAATCAATGACGTTAAGCCTAgcattttgacactaggttgatcactaactatacgattaattaattaatttaaaagtactaCGCTAAAGTTGTTTTACCATTGATGGATTACCGAACACTGTACGTAAATAGCTATGAGCGTCTCATAAAAGGAAGTATACAATCAATCTACAAAATAGCGAATAGAAGCAATACTCACCATAATTCTTTACAATCACAGCCTGTCTCCTTCTTCAAGCCAGCCCACACTTCATCTTCGTTTCTCTTCTCGTGCAGCAACATACGAGACACGGCGCGAATCAACCGCCGCTTGAACTTTTCCAGTTCAGAATTATCACCTCTCGGAGGCAGTCTCGATATTTCTTCATTTCTttctgtaacaaatatttactataaaaattatattctaacaaaacaataaaacaacacatcAATAAACGAaaagacttacccccggttactgagtacatttagcggtagtttatctattcaattgcgttttttttatatgagttttaacgctattgaatagataaactgccaccaaatgtacctcagaaaccggggtttagGGAAGGTttatatctgacggaagatgcgtcgggcgtaacttaatttgtacgggcttcgcaccgacgcatcatcggttgagtgtgaacggtcgagtgtttttttatagtctgttctggcgttacgcgaccgataatacgcgacgtatgttccgtcatatatgaaccttcccttaaagcgacataaatattaaattaacaatcacAATATACTACAGGTTAAACACATTGAAATAGATTTCGCTGATGCATATTAAAGCTAAACataaaattctaaatacataattgcCATGTTTTGGCATCACTGTACTACACACAGCAGAGCTTAGTCAAAAGTTTTTCCGATATTTATAAGAACCGATTACATAAGTATTTTACACAACTCAGGCCGAAAGTGCAAAGCTAACACAACCCTGAAAGTAGGCAGACAAAagtctaaaatatttatgccacctttggtctctgcctaaccctaaGGGGAAAAAAGCACGATTTGATGTAGGTTTGCAATTACATCTGCTAACAGCTATGAAAACAAGAGTTAGGCCTGTTTTGCTTAGCGTGATTTCAATAATTCGAAGTGAACAAGTCAGCATACGAGTATGAAAAGTGTTggttaatatataaattaggACAGTTACCATTTTATACCTATATCGCAGTGTTCTTTGGTACCATAAAGATTAGCTTAGGACCATAGCAAGACTTTATTTCTCAAAATTTAATACTGACGTAAGCATTTTTAAGTTCCTGTCAATTATTTTTCATGCTTGAAAGGAATGTTCCCTAAAGCCCTGCCTAAAAATATCGCGGATTTGCTActacttatatgtatgtaaatagaaataaaataaatatatttattttgttattttactacGACAATGAAGTACGACATCAAAGCCAAGtctacaaataataacaaattacgcaaatgataaaataattatggagACACagtaaaattatgcaaataataagaaaaatgatGAAACCTCTTCTTTAATAATCGGCTTTCTACAATAGAGAATATGCTTAGTTATGTAAAGATAATTCCAATGTGAAGCAAGCCCATTgcaaacaatatttatctaaaacaaTCTAAATCATTGGCCAAAAGAGTGACTACTGTTATATGAATTATGCAAATGGTACCCATTAATCaatatattagtaaaataatatgtcataTAGTCTCTACCCAATCGTGACTGCTTCTGTAGCGCAAGATAGTTCATTTGGCTACTGCACAGGTTTTAAATATCAGGGCAACCAAAAAGTGGTTTCTGAATTTCAGAAACAAGGAAACTGAATTTTTTTGCTTCTGTTGGTCATAGACAAATATGGATGGCATTTAAGTTGAGCCAaattacaaaaatgataaaacaagATGCTATTTACTAGCGCTTAAACGAAATCCTTGTCTCATAAATGGtaagttttaaatacttataaaaaacatttgtatgatccacaaatatttgcataataaagAAGTGATTTTATCAAAGCACATTCGGgcaggaaataaaaaatacacttctAAAcaccaatttaatattttcttgcaCAGATTTGTTACCATAAAATAATTCGTGCATTATACTGAAAGGTTTAGGATTAGAAGTTTCTGTGCGAGAGTTATCCTTTTGAGAGGCGGCGAGACTTGCTCTCCCATCTTCCAAGTCATCAATAATAGAGATAGTATGACTTGCTTTCCCATCTTCCAAGTCATCCTTTTGAGAAATACCAAGACTTGCTTTTTCATTTTCCAAGTCATCAATAAGAGAAATAGTATGACTTGCTTTCTCATCTTCCAAGTCATCCTTTTGAGAAATACCGagatttgcttttttattttccaagTCATCAATAAGAGAGATAGTATGACTTGCTCTCCCATCTTCCAAGTCATCAATAAGAGAGATAGTATGACTTGCTTTCCCATCTTCCAAGTCATCCTTTTGAGAAATACCAAGACTTGCTTTTTCATTTTCCAAGTCATCAATAAGAGAAATAGTATGACTTGCTTTCTCATCTTCCAAGTCATCCTTTTGAGAAATACCGagatttgcttttttattttccaagTCATCAATAAGAGAGATAGTATGACTTGCTCTCCTATCTTCCAAGTCATCCATAAGAGAGATAGTATGACTTGTTCTCCTATCTTCCAAATCATCAATAAGAGAAATGGTATGACTTGCTTTCTCATCTTCCAAGTCATCAATAAGAGAGATAGTATGGCTTGCTTTCTCATCTTCCAAGTCATCAATAAGAGAGATAGTATGACTTGCTTTCTCATCCTCCAAGTCATCAATAATAGAGATAGTATGCCTTGCTCTCCCATCTTCCAAGTCATCAATAAGAGAGATAGTATGACTTGCTCTCCTATCTTCCAAGTCATCCATAAGAGAGATAGTATGACTTGTTCTCCTATCTTCAAAATCATCAATAAGAGAAATAGTATGACTTGCTTTCTCATCTTCCAAGTCATCAATAAGAGAGATAGTATGACTTGCTTTCTCATCTTCCAAGTCATCAATAAGAGAGATAGTATGACTTGCTTTCTCATCTTCCAAGTCATCAATAACAGAGATAGTATGACTTGCTCTCCTATCTTCCAAGTCATCAACATGAGTGATAGCAGGACTTGTTCTCTCATCTTCCAATTCATCTTTTTGAGACAAAGCGAGACTTGCTTTTTCATCTTCCAAGTCATCAGTAGGAGAGATAGTAGGACTTGCTCTCCTATCTTCCAAGTCATCAATAAGAGAGATAGCAGGACTTGTTCTCTCATCTTCCAAGTCATCCTTTTGAGAAATAGCGAGACTTGCTTTTTCATCTTCCAAGTCATCCTTTTGAGAAATAGCGAGACTTGCTCTTTCATCTTCCAAGTCATCAATAAGAGAGATAGTAGGACTTGTTCTCTCATCCTTCAAGTCATCAACATGTGTGATAGCAGGACTTGTTCTCTCATCTTCCAATTCATCTTTTTGAGACAAAGCGAGACTTGCTTTTTCATCTTCCAAGTCATCAGTAGGAGAGATAGTAGGACTTGCTCTCCTATCTTCCAAGTCATCAATAAGAGAGATAGCAGGACTTGTTCTCTCATCTTCCAAGTCATCCTTTTGAGAAATAGCGAGACTTGCTTTTTCATCTTCCAAGTCATCAATACGAGGGACAGTATGACTTGCTCTCCTATCTTCCAAGTCATAATCAAGATAGATAGTATGGCTTGATCTCTGTTCTTTTAAGTCATCAATGTGAGTGATAGTTTGAGTTGCTCTCCTTTCTTCCAAGTCATTAATAAGAGAGATAGTTTGACTTGCTCTCCTATCTTCCAAGTCATAATCAAGATAGATAGTATGACTTGCTCTCTCATCTCTTAAGTCATCAATATGAGTGATAGTATGACTTGTACTTTCATCTTTCAAGTTGTCAATATGAGAAGTGTTGAGCCCTTCATCATAACTTGTCTGCAAAAGTTCACTGCCTGAAGCTTCAACATTCTTGGTATCAGGCACAGGTGCAGTTTCTCTTACCGGTGATAGTCTTTTCTTCTCAAACACACACACTTTGTTCTCTGAACCCGGTATATTTTGCATTTTACACTGGTATATATGTGGCACCACTCCTTCCTTCAATAAAAGTGTAATTATTTCTCCTTTCTGATTCTTAACACagtatttaacataaatttGTTTATCTTCCTCGAtctgtaataaatttaaaaattataataagaaggcaaactaattactaataattctattttttatagatCAGATACTTGGGTGGCATTATTTCTATCTGGacatatttgattttcattgtCATCTTCATTAGGaattctgaaacaaaaaataaaaataaaatatatcattgtcaagatcaaataatttaatatagagTACTACGTAACTTGTATTGAAGGGAACACtacaaaatattgatgaaaGAACGAATAACAATAGTTAAAATtaactatatattttctaaataactgTAGTAGCAAACTATGAATTGGCAACGTCACTAAaaattcattatcatttcaAGTTCTTTTCAAACATTCACGTTGCACTGCATACTTACCGATTACTGTGTGCTAAAGCCATGCTAGATGAGCCCGGTGAACGGTGGTTAGTTTCAAACGTAGCTCTTCTTTCCTATTTTACAGCAACTTCCACATTATAGCAACTGACCTAAGCGGAGGCATTGTTATAATGGCTTCATATTCATTCAAATTTAGTTGGAAAGCATTTTATTCTCactcttattataattattctggCAACACAGATTTGTTTTCACAGGTATTTTTCAAAAGATTCAGCTGTAAAGAATAATGTGAACTGTGTGGAAATTGTCACACAATAGAAAAATTTTACCATACAGTTACACAGGAGGACATTTTTATCCAAAGTCTGTATGCCCCCCCCCCCTCCTCTTCCTCTTTCTTGTATCTGTATAAAAAGAGGTTTCCAACCACTTATTTTGTCATCATTCACTATGTATccaataatatatcattagtcTATTTATTTTGCGCACTGGTTATTACACATATACAACTATTTATCCAGCAAGACTATACCGACACCAAAGGCAACGATCCGGCCAATAGCCACAAAATCATCTATTTCAGAAATTTAAAATGAGAATGCGAGAATGCTGGCATTAccgtattattaaataaatatgattaaggCTATACCAAATGTTATAGCCGACCCGAGATCGACGTCCGCCATGTTCGGATCTTCAAAATAGACTAAGAAAACCGAGTGACTGGCAACATTTGATTCCTAAAATCACGtcaagtttatatttattaaatgtttgggCTTAGAATTGCGgaaaatgaaaagtattttatccCGGCTAACAGCCAGGCCCTAGAAAACGTTACGCGGCGCGGCGACCGGCAACATTACAAATGTGCGAAGTATAATATCGAGtccataataatttaaactaaacttacatctttaaatattggtgttatttcttaattaaactCACACAGCGCGattacactaaaatatttatcaaattctcaaaaaataatagcaaGATAAAGTGGTAACACTTTGAAGTCCACCCATAGATACTACGAAACGTCATATCgcaaatatttaacatacaGAGTAGGCGTGCACAAAACAGtccataatataaatatatttccacatttattcaagtatttaaataaagtacttaattcattGTTAATAAATGACCAAGTGGCTAAGGAACAACTTGctctattattgtttttattgtttttgattttttgacAGATAGCTGCCTGTGTTACCATAATAAAAAGGTTGTTTTcccaaattcaaataaaaaaaatgtttttttttttaaacaaatgtgtCATGAATCGcttgaagaattttataaaataatttaaatctttaaaataactcGTGTTCTCAGCTATACattaaaagatattaatttacctttttttttaaattaaaagatttttttctagtGGCATATTTACATTCAtctacacacaaaataaaacaatcaagaCGTATGTCTGTACAGTCTGTACATATAATATAGATTTAGAAAAACATATTGATGGGTTACGAttaccatttaaaataaaaaccagactacttttctacaaaaataaccTGGTAGGATGTTTATTAAGTTGATTactgattataataaaacttttttattttttgattccGAAATGCTACCCATggtaatatcattattttaaaagatggCAACCCTAAGAAccgacatttttattttattgacaaactACGCTTGGTTAGCTATCTTAATGATAGATATTTAATTGAAGTGCAtataatcttatttatattatcaaataCATTCATTGATATGCTTGATATAAGTAATCTCCTTACTCCGCGCTATTTTCTATTTTCACGCGGCAGTTTCTAATAATACAACATGTCTTCATAAAACGCATGTTGTTGATAAccttcacaaaaatattgtgaatgaaaaaaagaaaatataacttgATACTGAGAGATTATCATTTCAAATGATCGTTTGCATAGTCTGTTTGATCAAATGGGGATAAGAAACTAATATAACCTTGTCGCGAttagaataacattattttagatGCGCCTGAGTTGCCGAGTGCACGTGTTTTAAGTAGTGGAAAATAACACGGTTATTTGggattcatataatattatgtagtaccTACTAGTATTGAGTAAATTATCGGTCATCAGacaataataaatgtttgtattctttatt
Proteins encoded in this region:
- the LOC142982777 gene encoding uncharacterized protein LOC142982777, whose product is MALAHSNRIPNEDDNENQICPDRNNATQIEEDKQIYVKYCVKNQKGEIITLLLKEGVVPHIYQCKMQNIPGSENKVCVFEKKRLSPVRETAPVPDTKNVEASGSELLQTSYDEGLNTSHIDNLKDESTSHTITHIDDLRDERASHTIYLDYDLEDRRASQTISLINDLEERRATQTITHIDDLKEQRSSHTIYLDYDLEDRRASHTVPRIDDLEDEKASLAISQKDDLEDERTSPAISLIDDLEDRRASPTISPTDDLEDEKASLALSQKDELEDERTSPAITHVDDLKDERTSPTISLIDDLEDERASLAISQKDDLEDEKASLAISQKDDLEDERTSPAISLIDDLEDRRASPTISPTDDLEDEKASLALSQKDELEDERTSPAITHVDDLEDRRASHTISVIDDLEDEKASHTISLIDDLEDEKASHTISLIDDLEDEKASHTISLIDDFEDRRTSHTISLMDDLEDRRASHTISLIDDLEDGRARHTISIIDDLEDEKASHTISLIDDLEDEKASHTISLIDDLEDEKASHTISLIDDLEDRRTSHTISLMDDLEDRRASHTISLIDDLENKKANLGISQKDDLEDEKASHTISLIDDLENEKASLGISQKDDLEDGKASHTISLIDDLEDGRASHTISLIDDLENKKANLGISQKDDLEDEKASHTISLIDDLENEKASLGISQKDDLEDGKASHTISIIDDLEDGRASLAASQKDNSRTETSNPKPFSIMHELFYDLALMSYFIVVVK